The Eremothecium cymbalariae DBVPG#7215 chromosome 7, complete sequence genome contains the following window.
TATcattgcagcagcagcagcaagagCAGGGCaagagcagcagcagcaagagTTAAAAAGGTTTAATATAGCTAGATTATAATAAAGGTAGCTGTGTGTAAGTGACGGAAGGGAACGAAAGGAATTGTAAGCAAGAGAGAGTGTGTGGATAATTTAGAAGAGATATTATTAGATTTACACAAGCGGACAGAAAGACTAGAGAGAGGAGATTATACGAGAACGAAAGAAAAGAGAGAGCGGTAAAAAAGGGCTTTTTCGAAGCATAATTGTGAGTAAAGGTGGCCGAGattagaatttttttttctttctggTACGTTTGAGATCTCTCTTTAATATCTAGCTGAAGAGAGGTACTAGAGGAAGTTGATATAGGATCAGacaagaagcagaagcagaagaagagggGGGTTTTGAGGACTTGAGGACTTGAGGAATtcagaaaaaaaaggtCGAGGGATAATATCAAAGATTTGGAAAGGTGTTGAGGAAATTGTGGGTTTTGatcttgattttttttatttgatttgttttaccttttttgtttcatcCTTTCGATTTTCAGAAGCTTGGCCATGATGAATGAAGAAGGAGCAGGGGCTAGGTTTGAGAATCTGTTTAATTCGCAGCTGTATTACCAGCAGCCAGGAGGAGGGGGGGGTGGGGATGGTCAGGTTTTTGGACAGCAGCAGAGCAATCAACAAGGGGCAGGAGAGGGAGCAGGCGCAAAAGGAGGATCCGGAGGAGGAGGGGTGGCTCAACGGAATGAAGGAGATGTAGCGGCGGGTGTAGGGCGGGCTGATGGTGACAAGATTGTAGGGAATGGGAGTAGGAGCTGGAACCCTAGCCAGACTCGAGTTTTTGATGTGTTCCTGAGTAACAGCCCTAAAATGAGGCGGCAACCTGATATATTTGCTTATGGTGCCAGTAAGACTGGGGCAAGGAGTGCTGAGGTAGTTGAACGGGAGGATAAAAACGAGGTTCAACAGCGGGGTGCGGAACAACAGGACGAGAATTATGACCAGGGAGAGGGTGCTCCTGGGTTAACATTGATCAACACTGGTCAGGGTCAGCGGGTGAGGTTACCTGCGACTGGTGGTGGGTTTATCAGTAAGAGGCTTGGGGTTAAGAAACTGCGGAATCTGTCGCTGCCCTTAAATCAAACACAGGCTCAGTCTGGAAGCAGAGGTGGCCTAGTCCATGATACTCCGCCAGCTTCAGCGTTGAGTGGGGAAGCGGATGAAAGCGGAGGAGGGCCCATGTCTTCGGGCACGGATCATTCGGAATCTCTTGGGATGCGATCGAACTCGTTACCTACACCGCTGACCACGGGGAATCAAGGTGATAAATGGCCACCCCAGGTGGAATCAGCATTTTTGTCAGCTTTAAAGGTGATTATGAAGAATGGTACTTCCAAGATCAAGCTGAGGGAGAAGAACTATGGAAGGAACGAGTTAATTTCGCTGTTTATCAAACACCGGTGTGGAGAGGCTCGCACAAAGAAGCAGATATCTTCACATATCCAGGTTTGGAAGAAGTCGATTTTGAATAAAGTGTCTAACAGCATTGAGACGAACGAGTTCGAGAAGGAGTTACTAAATCTCATCGAACATGGCGCATCACAGACAAATGAAAATTGGAGACTGTTTGAGGATACGTTCAACGAGATCTTGGACGCCGAGGAATCCAACACGGAAGGATCTCTAAGTAGCGAGCGTAGTACGCCTAGAGGAGCCTCGGGCCTTATTGTAAACTCTCCATTTTTGACCGGTGTCAGTGGTATTCCTCAGCAACCATTACTTCTGGGCCCTATGGAATATAAGAAAGAACCTACAACACCGTTGGAATATGCACAAGAAATATATAGCCATTTGAAGTCTTATAAGTGCGTGCCGGTGAATACGGAGAGGCAGTTGTATTCGCCATCATTCCCCCCAGCTGCTGCTAGTACTCGAACTCCTGCGTCTGCCGTTGTTTCTGTAGGCAATGAAGACTCACACAAAAGGATAATAGAGGCCGCCAAGGAAGTTGAGTCGCAGCAAAGAAGGCTTATTGAAGAGCTGTtccatcaacaacaatatcagATCAAACAAAGGTCCTCAATGAAGGCTCCTGCGTCTTCCCCTGGTGGGTTTGCTTCTTCTCGCATTGAAGAACAAACCCGTGGACCTTACTCTGCTACCTACTCCTCAAACGGTAAACCCATGACCAGGTTCTACGGTGTGCCTCCACAACAAAGATACGGCTACCCTATGCTACAGCAGATGAACTTCAATACATGGATTCCCCGGATGTCGCCTAAAACACACGGTTACCTTCCACAACAGCAATCCATACCACCACAATCTGTGTTACAACAGTCTCAGAACACTCATCAACGTATGCAGACTCCTCAACTACAGCAACAAAGTCAACATCAGCAGATCCAGCAGCACATACAGCAACAGAGGGgccaacaacagcagccTCAGCAGCAGTTACCGCTAAAGGATTCACGACAGCCATtacttcaacaacaacaacaacaacagcaacagcagcagcagcaacaacaacaacaacaacaacaacaacaacattCACAGCTACGGTCGTCCTCTCACCAATCACCACAGTCGCATCTAAGAAAGCAACAACCACGAGAAATCAAACAACAACCACGAGAAATCAAACAACAACCACTAGAAAAACATACGCACTCATCACAACGGTCGCAACCTTCGCCACAACGGCAATCGATACAACCTCAAACCCAAGGACCACAGACGCATGTGTCCCCCCAACAGAGCATACCGCTCCCACAGCAGCAGACCGTTGTTTCTCTTGAAGCTCAAGAATATTCTGATGACGCCTCTCGGTCAGGATAAAGAAGGCAGAAGTCAGAAATCACTTCTTTTCTACAAAAATGACATTGCCCTGCATTAATTTcctttcatcatcatcatcatcattaataGGTATCTTTCCCCAACCTCTTTTACTTGAATACTGTCtccatttttctttttatgcTTTCCCTCCTCCATTCGTTTCCTCCTTTCAAAGAAATGGCTAGAACTGTTGGTACCTTGACCTTattaatgaattttttattcCCGTATCtacttttattttatacTTCTATTATTCTACTTTACGTTATACTTTTGATCACTTCAATTCAAGACTGACGCTCTTACTTTTAAATTTGCATATAAGTGGACGACTGCATCCCACTGCGCTCTTCTGAATGAAGAGATTAACTCGCCATATATTTCCATAGAATAAAATCCACAAGCTGTCATGTCTGAAAACACATATCTTCAATCGAAGTTCTTGGCTTTGCGGCGTTTTTCACTCACTGTACTGAACCGTTACCATCATTTCGGCCTGTTCCGCTCGTTGGATTCTGatcaaattcttttcaCACGATTTAATTTTGCGacatatagatatagaAATAGATAGATAGTGCTCAGATCTATGTTTCCTTACAAATCCCACACTGATATAGCCATTAGATACTTTCTGTAACAAGAAAGAACCAGGAATGTTGCGTAATTTAAACGCTACCACCTACTACAAGAAGGTGTCGAACAGAATCCGCgctttttcaagttctgGGTCGTTATgttataaaataatatcgGGTAAAGAACTTGCCAGCAAGCTTCGAAAGGAAGCATTGAGTGAGATAGAGTATATTAGGCAATCGGTTCCTGACTTTAAGCCAAGGTTAAAGATTTTTCAGGTTGGTACAAGATATGACTCTTCTGCGTATGTGCGTATGAAATTGAAGGCGTCTAAGGATTCCGGTATTGCATGcgatattgaaaaattacCAGAAGATATTACCCAGTTTGAATTGTTGGATAAGATTGAGAAGactaataatgatgattccACTCACGGGATCTTAATACAGTTGCCTTTGCCAAAGCATTTGGATGAACGTTTAATTACCAATACTGTTTTACATACCAAAGATGTCGATGGATTTCACCGGTATAATGTTGGTGAATTATCTAAGAGGAGAGGGGTGCCTTACTTCGTTCCTTGTACTCCGAATGCTTGCATTCGATTGCTAGAAGAATCAGGGCTTGTGATCAGGGGTAAGAATGCAGTTGTAATCGGCAGATCGGATATTGTTGGTACCCCTGTTGCCGCATTGTTGAAAAACCTGGACGCAACTGTGACAGTGGCCCACAGCAATACTCAAAACCTACCAGGCTTACTGTCGGAGGCTGATATTGTAGTTTCTGCATGTGGAACACCAAATTATGTTAAAGGTGAATGGTTAAAACAAGGTGCTGTGATAATTGATGTGGGGATCAACTATATTCCAGATGCAACAACGAAGTCAGGTAGAAGATTGGTCGGTgatgttgattttgaatcGGCAAAAGATAAGGCCTCGTATATAACCCCTGTTCCAGGCGGTGTTGGTCCGATGACGGTGGCAATGTTAATTCAAAATGTATTGATTGCTGCAAAACGAGCGTTGACGGAATCCACCAAAATGCCACATATCAACCCACTACAATTAAAGGTTGAATCACCAGTGCCTTCAGACATTACGATCTCCAGAAAGCAAAATCCGAAGCATATTGAAGATATGGCGAAAGAATTGGGGATCAGCGATCATGAAATCGAATTATATGGTCATTATAAGGCAAAACTATCTTTGGATATATTCGATCGATTGAAATCTAATACGAATGGTAAGTACATATTGGTAGCTGGTATCACGCCGACGCCATTGGGAGAAGGAAAATCTACTACGACTATGGGCCTGGTTCAAGCCTTGACTGCACACTTAGGGATACCATCTATTGCGAATGTTCGCCAACCATCATTGGGTCCAACTTTTGGTGTTAAAGGCGGAGCCGCTGGTGGCGGATATTCCCAGGTGATTCCAATGGATGAATTCAATTTGCATTTAACCGGCGATATACATGCTATATCTGCTGCAAATAACTTACTTGCAGCTGCAATTGACACAAGAATGTTCCACGAGAGTACGCAGAAAGATGATTCAAGGTTTTACAACAGATTGGTTCCAAAAAAGGGTGGCTCCAGAAAGTTCACCCCATCCATGTTGAAAAggttgaagaaattggGCATTGACAAGGTCGATCCTGATACTCTAACCCCAGAAGAAGTTGCAAAATTTGCTCGTCTACGAATTAATCCTGAAACTATTTCAATTAAACGTGTAGTTGATGTGAATGACAGATTTTTGCGTCAAATTACTGTCGGACAAGGACCGCTGGAAAAGGGATTCACTAGGGCGACTGGTTTTGATATCACAGTTGCATCAGAGTTGATGGCTATCTTGGCACTATCAAATGATTTGAGAGATCTAAGAGAAAGAATTGGTCGTATTGTTATAGGTTCTAACTATAATAATGAAGCAATTACTGTAGAAGATATTGGCTGCGCTGGAGCAATTGCTGCTTTGTTAAAAGACGCTATTAAGCCAAACTTAATGCAGACTTTGGAGGGTACACCCGTACTTGTTCACGCCGGTCCATTTGCTAACATCTCTATTGGTTCATCTTCAGTTATTGCTGACAAAATCGCTTTGAAACTAGTTGGTAAGCGCCCAAATTCAACGGAACAAGTGGAACCGGGCTTTGTCCTCACAGAAGCTGGTTTTGATTTCACTATGGGTGGGGaaagatttttcaatattaaatGCCGTTCCTCAGGCTTAATTCCAGATGCAATTGTGATAGTGACTACCGTTAGAGCCCTAAAATTACATGGCGGTGCACCTGCCGTTAAGTCAGGTCAGACGCTAGCTGTCGAATACACAAAGGAAAACGTTCAATTGGTTAGGAACGGTATTGCAAACTTGTgtaaacaaattgaaaatgcaAAACAGTTTGGTGTGCCTGTGGTGGTTGCAATCAACAAGTTTGAAACTGATACCAGTGATGAAATAGCGGTCATAAAACAGGCCGCTCAAAATGCTGGTGCGTTCGATGCTGTAGAAAGTAATCACTGGGCTGAAGGCGGCAAGGGCGCTGTTCGCCTTGCCCAATCCGTCATCAAAGCAGCTGCCCAACccaaaaacttcaaattcttATACGAAGTCGAGCAATCTGTGCACGATAAATTGACTAACATTGTCCAAAAAATGTATGGCGGTGCTAAAGTAGAAATATCGCCTGATGCCCAAAAGAAGCTTGACATTTATAAATCCCAAggctttgaaaaattacCAATTTGCATTGCAAAGACGCAATACTCACTATCTCATGATCCTTCGTTGAAAAACTACCCCACAGGATTCACATTTCCAATTAGGGATATAAAAGCATCAATTGGAGCAGGATACTTGTATGCATTAGCTGCGGAAATTCAGACCATTCCTGGTCTTTCTACAAATGCAGGTTATTTAAACGTCGAAATTAACGAGGAAGGAGTAATCGAAGGCCTATTTTAGCCCAATTCCATGCATGCatacattatatatgtgtattcatattcttgataatatttcacTATATATAACTATACACCGACACTCGTATGACTAAGAAGAGTACaagaatataatattaGGATGCATCAGCTGCATTCTCCATACTAGTCCCAAGTCAAGTTTTGCCCGGTTAGATGACTTcgtttgtttttatatgCCAAGAAAGTTGACGTTCTGGAATATCGTCATTATACAATACTCGTGTGAAAGTGAGACTTTACATGCTAAATGAGGAGCTGCAAAACTCTACACACCTTAGAGTAGAATAGTAGTTTAGAGGTGAGAAGGAGGTGCGACACCAGTGCGTAAGGGATGAACTTTGTAGAGACTAGGGAggataatataatatatgtcTCGACAAGTGGCCTGCTTAAAAAGGAGCAGCTATACCATAGAACCAAAGGTATCATATTGGGGCGTAGACAAAAAGCAACATGCACTTTTCCCCCCGATTAGAAGAGAGCAGTTTATAGCTGGCTCGAAAGAATACATACCATTATTTCATGATAACATAAAGGAGTTTGCTACTGGTGAGTACGGGTGTCTAGGCTAGAACCGGAGCTGGGTAGTCAGGCTGACAGCAGGCAAAACTTATACAGCCATTATAGAATATGTAAATGATTCTATCTATGTATATGTTACGAAGTACACAAAGCTATATTTTTCTAAAGTATTCAAAAGACCATGTGCAACAGAGGGGGGTACAGATATGGAAACTTGATCGCTGTAAGGAGCACCCCCAAGGGGGATGTCGAAGGAATTAGATAATGGAGACGACTACGACACACCTTGCTTTTTAATGAGATACCTcgatatttattattaggAAAAAACCCCAACTGCTTGTAAGCTGGGTATTTTATACTACATAAAAGACAGGATGAAAACTTCGATAAGAGTAGTAAGTTTATGGCTTAGGATTTATAATTTATACAAGGCGCTTAAATGGGGTTTATTTAAGCGTCTTCCTTCAACAAAGCTTCTCTCTTTTCGGCGATTCTTTGAGCTCTTCTCTCTCTGGCAGCTCTGTTCTTAATTCTTCTGGCTTCAGCTTCCTCCTTCAAAGCCTTTTCACGTTGAGCATCAGCCTTAGCTTGGATGATGTGTTCGACCAAAGATCTCTTGTGCTTAAAGGTGTTACCCTTGGCAGACTTGTACAAAGAGTGGTACAAGTGTCTGTCGATCTTACCAGCGTCTCTGTACTTGGCCAATAATCTTCTCAAAACACGCAATCTTCTGATCCAGACAACCTGAGATGGCAATCTGGCCTCCTTGGTACCCTTTCTCTTACCGTAACCAGTGTGACGACCGTTTCTCTTGGATTCAGCCATGGCTCTAGTTCTGGATCTGGAGTGGATTCTGGTTGGCTTCTTGACGATGGTCCCATTCTTCACCAACTTTCTGATGGCATTTCTGGAGTTGGCTTGAGCAATCTCGGAGGTCTCAGATGGATCCATCCAGATCTTTCTCTTACCAACGCCAACAACAGAAGCGGCAAGTCTCTTTTGAGTTCTCAAATTAGCCCtgcaaaatattattgttagTTTCTAGTGCTCCACAAGTCCCGGGTCTGCTTCATATACGTGCATTCAAAGAACTACGGTGCTTGTCCGACTTAAAGGATTAAAGTCCTGATTTTTTATATGGCAATTTCATCACATCATTCAAATTTCAATCTCCACAGTATAAATCAGATGTATTTCCAACTAATCATTTCATGGTTCTTGTTCCATAGCTCTCAAATTCCAACCTGTTATAAGATACCAAAATCCTGCATTTATCTGAATCGTTCGCACAGAAAGCATCCTCGTTTATCACTCATTATGGTACATACATTTTTGCTTTGCGGTATTACGTCCTTATACTGTAAGACTAAGATTAAGCACTATAGATGTCCTTTTACATATAGCCTGTAAAACGCTATTTTTTTCCTTGTGTGTTTGGAGGGGCCTGGGCCGCCGCCTGGGCCGCCGCCTAGGCCGGCGGCGGCCAGCTGAGCCTGTGCTGGGGGTGTCTGGCGGGGGGCGGGGGACACTCCCTGCCTACGCTGCGAAGGAACGGCCTAGCGGGCCCACTGCTTCCGACTCACGAGTGGGACTCAGCGGGAGCCCGCTAGGCTCCCGCTGAGTCCCGCTAGGCTCCGCAGCATCGCCCAGCAATCCAAGCAAGTACCTCCGACCACTGCGCGCGACGCTGCCTACTCCGCGGTCGATCAGAAATGTACGGATGCAAATaggatataatataatgtACGGATGCACAGTCATATATAActcgtttctttttcgGAGGTCCAATCTGCGCTGCACGCTGAAAATTTTCGAGCCTAAAATAAGCTCATCTactcattatcattatatCATACCGTTATCTTACCTTCATTGACCAGACCTGCTAAAAACCAGCTAGGGACCAGATAAAATACATCAAGCGATATTTACCAGATGGCAAAGTCTCTTCGTGCAAAATCCTCTCTTGCAGCCAAGTCGATCAAACGCAAGGCTGTTTTTCAGAAGACGGCAGATGCTCGAGCAGAGCGTCTAGCGGAGAAGCTAAAACAAAACCTCAATGGACAAAAAAAGA
Protein-coding sequences here:
- the TEC1 gene encoding Tec1p (similar to Ashbya gossypii AER177W); this translates as MMNEEGAGARFENLFNSQLYYQQPGGGGGGDGQVFGQQQSNQQGAGEGAGAKGGSGGGGVAQRNEGDVAAGVGRADGDKIVGNGSRSWNPSQTRVFDVFLSNSPKMRRQPDIFAYGASKTGARSAEVVEREDKNEVQQRGAEQQDENYDQGEGAPGLTLINTGQGQRVRLPATGGGFISKRLGVKKLRNLSLPLNQTQAQSGSRGGLVHDTPPASALSGEADESGGGPMSSGTDHSESLGMRSNSLPTPLTTGNQGDKWPPQVESAFLSALKVIMKNGTSKIKLREKNYGRNELISLFIKHRCGEARTKKQISSHIQVWKKSILNKVSNSIETNEFEKELLNLIEHGASQTNENWRLFEDTFNEILDAEESNTEGSLSSERSTPRGASGLIVNSPFLTGVSGIPQQPLLLGPMEYKKEPTTPLEYAQEIYSHLKSYKCVPVNTERQLYSPSFPPAAASTRTPASAVVSVGNEDSHKRIIEAAKEVESQQRRLIEELFHQQQYQIKQRSSMKAPASSPGGFASSRIEEQTRGPYSATYSSNGKPMTRFYGVPPQQRYGYPMLQQMNFNTWIPRMSPKTHGYLPQQQSIPPQSVLQQSQNTHQRMQTPQLQQQSQHQQIQQHIQQQRGQQQQPQQQLPLKDSRQPLLQQQQQQQQQQQQQQQQQQQQQQHSQLRSSSHQSPQSHLRKQQPREIKQQPREIKQQPLEKHTHSSQRSQPSPQRQSIQPQTQGPQTHVSPQQSIPLPQQQTVVSLEAQEYSDDASRSG
- the MIS1 gene encoding trifunctional formate-tetrahydrofolate ligase/methenyltetrahydrofolate cyclohydrolase/methylenetetrahydrofolate dehydrogenase MIS1 (similar to Ashbya gossypii AER178W), which codes for MLRNLNATTYYKKVSNRIRAFSSSGSLCYKIISGKELASKLRKEALSEIEYIRQSVPDFKPRLKIFQVGTRYDSSAYVRMKLKASKDSGIACDIEKLPEDITQFELLDKIEKTNNDDSTHGILIQLPLPKHLDERLITNTVLHTKDVDGFHRYNVGELSKRRGVPYFVPCTPNACIRLLEESGLVIRGKNAVVIGRSDIVGTPVAALLKNLDATVTVAHSNTQNLPGLLSEADIVVSACGTPNYVKGEWLKQGAVIIDVGINYIPDATTKSGRRLVGDVDFESAKDKASYITPVPGGVGPMTVAMLIQNVLIAAKRALTESTKMPHINPLQLKVESPVPSDITISRKQNPKHIEDMAKELGISDHEIELYGHYKAKLSLDIFDRLKSNTNGKYILVAGITPTPLGEGKSTTTMGLVQALTAHLGIPSIANVRQPSLGPTFGVKGGAAGGGYSQVIPMDEFNLHLTGDIHAISAANNLLAAAIDTRMFHESTQKDDSRFYNRLVPKKGGSRKFTPSMLKRLKKLGIDKVDPDTLTPEEVAKFARLRINPETISIKRVVDVNDRFLRQITVGQGPLEKGFTRATGFDITVASELMAILALSNDLRDLRERIGRIVIGSNYNNEAITVEDIGCAGAIAALLKDAIKPNLMQTLEGTPVLVHAGPFANISIGSSSVIADKIALKLVGKRPNSTEQVEPGFVLTEAGFDFTMGGERFFNIKCRSSGLIPDAIVIVTTVRALKLHGGAPAVKSGQTLAVEYTKENVQLVRNGIANLCKQIENAKQFGVPVVVAINKFETDTSDEIAVIKQAAQNAGAFDAVESNHWAEGGKGAVRLAQSVIKAAAQPKNFKFLYEVEQSVHDKLTNIVQKMYGGAKVEISPDAQKKLDIYKSQGFEKLPICIAKTQYSLSHDPSLKNYPTGFTFPIRDIKASIGAGYLYALAAEIQTIPGLSTNAGYLNVEINEEGVIEGLF
- a CDS encoding 60S ribosomal protein eL19 (similar to Ashbya gossypii AER179C); the encoded protein is MANLRTQKRLAASVVGVGKRKIWMDPSETSEIAQANSRNAIRKLVKNGTIVKKPTRIHSRSRTRAMAESKRNGRHTGYGKRKGTKEARLPSQVVWIRRLRVLRRLLAKYRDAGKIDRHLYHSLYKSAKGNTFKHKRSLVEHIIQAKADAQREKALKEEAEARRIKNRAARERRAQRIAEKREALLKEDA